A segment of the Meriones unguiculatus strain TT.TT164.6M chromosome 10, Bangor_MerUng_6.1, whole genome shotgun sequence genome:
CAGATACAATTTAAAtctgtgtaatgtgtgtgtgtgtgtgtgtgtgtgtgtgtgtgtgtgtgtgtgttgcaaatACAAATAGGGTTTCTGGGGGTTGAAGAGTTAGCTCAGGACTCAtgtttgattccctgcacttacAATGGACAGTTCAGAGCCACCTGTATCACCAGTTTGGCGGAGCCAGTGcctttttctgacctccatgatCCCtctctcacagagagagagagagagaggaagagagaggcataaaataaaataaacagtatcTCTGCTGTTTTCTCTGGGGGGAGCCTGTGAGCGCTGCTGAGGTTTGTATGACATGTGTCTGGGTAACGGCTGGTCAGGGAGAGGAAACACCGAGTCCTGGACCCTATTTACTTTTCACAAGTAAAGATTTGTCCTACTAAGCCCCCAGCAGCTTTCTTTCTGCAATCCACAGAGCGGCGGGGAACTTCTCTGTAACATGGACCACAGTTGTTCTCAGCTCCACATCTGTACCcatgccccctccccacccccgccccagcgGAATCTTCTTTGTTGATGAGCAAACCCCAGGTCATATTCAAAGTCTTGCATGCTTACCCTAAATCTGGGCATTGGTGCCAGTCCTATTGCCTCTGGATTGTGGCATCCTTGGATCAGCACTAAAGGCTCTTGCATGGTAGGCTTTGTCCTGCTAAATAGCTTCCACTGTCATTGTTATTCTGCTTTATAGCTGAGGGAACTGGGTTTCAGAAAGTTCCTGTGGTTTTCCCGAAGTCACACGGTGAGTGGTAGAGCCAGGATCTGACCCAGGACTACCCCAGAGTCCCTATGCTAAGCACCAAGCTGTGTGAAACAAGGGTGATCTCCTACATACCTGTTGGTTCTTTCTAGAACCTAGCACACCCATGTGCACACTCACAAAAGTCAAGTTTAGCAAATGATTGAGTGAATGGATGAGTCATTTTTTTCCAGGCCAACATCAAGAAGGAAatctgcagtggaaaaaaaaggGCCTTCTTCATTTATGTTGCGCCCCCAGTGGTGCAgtgtacattgtgtgtgtgtgtggagtccAGGCTGGGCTCTTAGACATATATCATCATTGGGTCTCAATCTATCTCGCTCCTGGTCTGGCCAGATTTGATGCTTGTCTGAGTCATTGGTTGGGCTCTGATAGCAACTCCAGTGGGAGGAACAGGTACCTGAGGGCTTTCTGCTCAAGCAAGCTTAGGTCATGGGCCTGATCCGGATTCCACATCCTGGGCGAGATGGGGCTATGTGCTTAGATCTAGATTTCCCTCCCCCAAAGCCACTGTGTGGGTAGCACCACACTGACCCACAAGCTGAGATGGTGCTAGAGAACAGGATGCTATAACCAAGAGACGTGGGAATGAATTCCAGAAGTGTGAATCTCAAGGGTCCGACTTCTCTCTTGCAGGACCTGGTGGACTGGCAGCAGCCCCTCCTGTGGCAGGTGGGCCACTTGGGAGACAAGTATGATGAGTGGGTTCACCAGCCGGTGGCCAGGCCCATTCGCCTCTTCCACTCAGACCTCATCGAGTCTCTCTCCAAGACTGTCTGGTGAGGCCTATTCAGGGTCAAGATGGGCTACCCCTCTCTTCTGTTAATATCAGCAACacacagaagcaggaaacagtTGGGTCCCTGCTTAAAATAAGGGGTATTCTGAAGTAGGTTATCAGGGAGGGTGGAACAGACTGTGGCCATAATCAATCCCTGCACAGAGTTTTAACTGCTGTCTGGGAAACAGCCTACCAGGTGCCTGCACCTGCTCTTTTCCTGACTCCTACGTAGGGTTAGAAGCCTTTATTTGCCCATGGAAACCATTTTCCTGCAATTAGTCCTCCTGCCACAAGAGGTCAGTGTCTAGATAGCTGCTCAGAGCCACTAGCCATGGTACCCCATAATTCTTTTTTGCTCAAGACTCATCTCGAGACAGGGGCATTTGGATTCAcagcttctctcttctttccccctgCCCCTCACGGCATTGTGCCTTCTGACTGTGGCTCTCCACATACTTTGTGCATGTGCTTTAACATGGACTGCCCCCTCTGTAGTTAAATGTATGCCTCAGGGAAGCTGGACTGTGttgtctcctcctccctccttgtATACACCTCTCTCACCCTGACGGCTCTCCTGCAGGTATAGTGTCCCCATCATCTGGGTGCCCCTGGTGCTGTACCTCAGCTGGTCCTACTACCGAACCCTCAGCCAGGACAACATCCGGCTCTTCTCATCATTCACAACAGGTAACCACTGGCTTcttcctgacttgttcccatgGGTCTTCAAGGTAGGGAACTGTGTTCTTCATGGTCTTGAGTTCCCATGGGCATAGAAAAACCACATCACAAACACTTCAAAGTGGAACTTAgtgtaggaaaaataaaaaatcccaacccatggaaataaaaacaagcGACACTTGAGCAGAAGCTAAACGAAGTCATATCATCAAGTGTTGcagcaataaaaagacagaggaagagagcttCTCACTGAGATTAAGAACAAAGAATGGGTGAAGCACTCCCCCCACAATAATCTCAGCTTTaggaggtggagatagaaagatcatTACAAGTTGGGGTTATTCTTATacacagggcagccagggctgcatagtgaggctctgtctcaattCAAGCCACATAGAATGTGCAGTCTAGAGTCTTCCCTAAGAGACCAAATGAagaccaggcatgatggtgcacacctgtaatcctagcacttcaaGAACAAAGGCAAGGGGGTTACTTACTGTAAGCCGGAGGCCAGCCTCATCCACCACAGCATATCCAAGGCTAGGCAGAGCTATATAATGAGTCTGTATCCCAAAAGACaatggatagatacatagatagatagatagatagatagatagatagatagatagatgatagttgatagatagatgatagatagatagatagttgatagatagatagatagatagatagatagatagatagatagatgatagatagatagatagatagatagatagatagatagatagatgataggtaggtaggtaggtagatagacagacaggcagacagacagacagtatcAGGTAGCACAGCTGAAGGCAGATGAGTCCGTGCTCCCGTCACAGATTGGAGGAGAACTTGGGGGAAAGATATGCCTGCACCACAGACTTCAAAGCTAAGGGCCACACAGCAGACAGAAGCTGAGCCTGGCAGTGACACCTGATCCCCTCTTCTAAGTGTGATTGGCATGTCGTGTGTGCCAGATCCTGAACTTTCCCTAGACTCCTCTCAGCAGCCCCGTGGGAAAGGCATATTGCTGCGCCCTCTCAGGGTTGAGGAAACATAGTCATTCCTGAAGGTATACACGTGTCAAAACAGTACATGGTTACGTGCACTCAGTGCTATCTCCCAGGGCTTCTAAAAATAGAGTTGAGGGAAGGACTGGAGATTCCTCAGTTGGTAAGTTGATTTGAGCCTGAgaagctgagtttgatcccagcatCTACATACAGCCATGCTTGGTGGTGGGCACTGGTCTCTGCACACCTGCAGACACACGCACAGGCGCGCACGTACACAGACACATAATAGAGCCTGAAAAAGTTAAATGAGTGATTCAGGGTCGTTATGGCCTGGGATGTGGAGAGCAACTGCCCCACCCCGACTCCCAGCTTCTAGTTAGGGGCCAGGAGACAGGGAGAGTTCGACATGGGCTGTTGTTACCCAAAGAACACATAGAACTGAGTTCCTCAGAGTGGCCGCTCCGCCATCTTGGCTCACAGACTTCGTGCTTGCCTCGGCCTCCGGTCACATCATGTGCCTCCTGCCCAGCGAATCTGCTGGGCACCCTAGGGTGTTGTCTGGAGTGGTGCCTTCCCTTGCCCGATCACAGTTTGTTCCCAACAGGCACCAGGCAGTTTCCTTCCTCTACACACAGAGGCTTCTCTTCTTCCCACACTCCCCGAGGGCAGCAAGTCAAGGTCTTCCCACAGCATTGGGACCCTCAGTTTATCTGCCTCACCCAAGATAGGGCGGTGGGCAGCAAGCTGTGGAAAGCGCCCCCACGACTCAGCCCAGAGCCCGGGGGTTACCGTGCACATCCCACTAGCCGCGGTTAGCCTTTTCGGCCCACGCTGAATAGCTCAGGCACACAGCACAGGGCTTGTTGCCCAGGGACCCGCTCGCTGAATCGCCCACTGTCTGCTCGGCACTCCCCTAACAATTACCAACAGTGGCAGGGCCGCCAGGGCCGGTGGCCAGAGGGGGAAGGGGGCACTAAAGCTTTGGCCCAGGTCCCTCTGCTGGATTCCTCCAGAGATGCCACTCAGTACCAGCTCCGGCCGGATGGGCAGACGGGGTGATGCTGGGGTGAGGAGGCGGGTGGAGGCTTGACCTATAGGAAAGGGCTGAATGCATGGCCGGGGACAGCGATTTGAGGGCTCTGCAGCACCACAGGCCTCTGCAGACGGCTAAAATGTGCCTGTGTAATAAAGGTCCAGTGTGGCAGGCCAGCAAGCCTGTGGCCACCGTGCCAGCAACAGCGGCACGAGAGACACATTGCCTCATGCATTCCTCATCCCTCGGACTGCCATGCAAGGCGCAAGTCACAGGCAGAGCAAATAGGAACTCACAAAGCAAGGAAGAGGGACCCATTGCAGCTGCTGGACAAATGATGCCCTGAAACAAATGCAGAAGCTCCAGAGCGCCAGGGAGTAGCACACACTCAGGGAAGATACCAGCTTTCAGAGAGGAATGGAGCCCATGGGGTCAAATTGTTGCCGCATCTCATGTTCATTCCCAGGTAGTTCCCAAGCACCTAGAAATTCGCCTGGAGCCATTTGTCAAAATGAAGTATGGCCTGACTCTGAGCTAAAAGCTAGTGGTCACTCGTGCTTCCCCTCTGCCCAggctctctcccttccccagcagCCCTCCTGGCCATTGGTCCTAGGGCTGCCTACAGTATACAGATGTCCCGGGGCCTTCAGAGGTACCTCTCAAAGCTGTCTCCCCTGAGTCTGGTCTGCTCAAAGGGTGACACAGTTCAAATTTTATCCAGGCCCAAACCTACAGGGTTCTCCTCCAGCCTGTTTTCTCACCTGCTGAGTCTCTGTGAGCCTGCTGTGCCAAGCACTGGACACATGGAGAAGACCTTaatcattataaaaaaaaaaaaaaatctccaagttGGGAGCAAAGTGCCAAATGACACTACCATACCTAATGCTTGAGGGTGGTACCAGAGGCCAGAGTAAGACACACAAACCAGCCAGAAGTGGGTTGAGACATCTGCATAGGCCGTTGTGGAATGAGAAAGGCAGGGGACTCCAGGGAAGAGAGCATCAGAAAAACTGCACATGCCGGAGAAAATAGCACGCTGTATCTAAGGAACCACTAGCTTGATTTGGCCCCGGTGCAGGAGGCATGTCTGAAAGGTCAAGACTGGAGGGACACGGGGACTGTTCTTTGCTTAAAGGCCAGGAGGTATCACCGAAGGATTTTACCAGGTATAGAAACAGGAGTGGAAGTCTGATGCTGCCCTGGGCGCTGGTGGGTGGCGAGGTAGTAGGTTTCAGAAGAGCGAAGTGGGGTTGCGTATGGGCACAGGGTTGAAGAGTGTGtactgctcttgcggaggacttCCGTTCCCAGCGACCATGCAGGCAGCCGACGACCTTTCTGCCATTCCAACTCCGGGAGAGCGGATGCGTACACACGAGCATCCACACgcttaaaaataaacatctaGAAAGAAAATAGTGAACCGAGATAAACGCATAGGTAGACAAACAGGCTTCAATTACAGGTTTGGCATGGTAGTGCATGACTGTAATTTTAGTGCTGCAGGGTCTGCCAAGAAAAACAATTCTTCTCGAGGAGCCATAAGCTTATGGGCAGCTGTCTCAATAACAaatcagcaaacaaacaaaactcaaatggtggtggtggtgcacacctttaatcccagcactcaggaggcagaggcaggtggatttctgtgaattcgaggccagcctggtctacaaagcaagtccaggacagccaaggctacagagaaaccctgtctcagaaaaaccagagagagagagagagagagagagagagagagagagagagagagagagagagctgtgacAAAttgcctgacaaaagcaacttggaggaaGGGATTGGTTTGAGGCTGGTCCACCAAAGCTAGGGAGTCTTGGAGGCAGGGGCTGGAAACAGCCGGTCACTTTATGCCCACAGTCAGGGAGCAGCGGGAGGGGAGTGCAGCTCCTTCCACTTTATCCCAGTCCAGGAGAAGCCGTGGGCCCATACTCAGGACAGCAGTTACCTGCTCAGTTTAAACGCtgctggaaacaccctcacagaaacacacagaggtgTGTCTCCAGGGAGATGATAAATCCAGTCAAGTCGACAGTGAAAATCAGCCATCACAAAGCATAAAGCCACAGAGGTGAGACAGAAGCGGAGGAAACTAGACAGAGCAGAAGGGGCTAGAGCCGAAGTCTCCTAGAGATCAAAGACAGTGCGGGAAGAACTGCAGGGAGCCATCGGAGGGCTGGATCTCAAGGACTTTCACCTTGAAGATGTTTATACAGCCTGTGCAGCCCCCACCCCATCCATGAGGCTGATGGTTTTCCTCAGGCACTGTGATTTCAGGTCTATTGACACATCTTTACTCAGATCTGCATGCCTGTCCTGCCCACCCACTCCGTCACGCATGGTCCCCTGCCATTCACTTCCTCCATCAGTGACTGCTGGCTCTGATGGCtcgtttgttctgttttgttttggttttcgtttgtctgtttttcaagacggtttctctgggtagccttggctgtcctggactccttttgtagaccaggctggccttgagatcaCAAAGATCCTCaagcctctgcctcaggagtgctggaatgaaaggcacacaccaccactgcCCCAGCATGGCGGCTCTTTCCCAAtggtctcctctcctccctgcatgCCACTGAGTCACCCTTCTTGCTAGAGACCCAGCCTCAGCCGGAGCCGTGCCACCTGCCGTGCCACCTGCCGCCCCCCATTGGTTCTCTGACCGGTAACCCCATCACTCTGGAAAAGAACCTTTCCCAGGCCCACTGCACATCTGCacagtcccctcccccactttaCCATGGGGCTCTTCAGTGTGGCCTGCCCATAGCTACTAGACAGAGGGCAAAAAAAGGTCCAAGTCAGCCTGAGTGACAAGGCAAGAGCTCTATAGCCACCAGGCACAGGCCTGCCCGGCACCCGTCAACCCTGACCACCTCTTTGGCTCCACTGCAGATTATTCCGTGGCAGTGCCAGAGTCCATGTTCCCAGGCCTCTTTGTGCTGGGCATGCTTATCTGGACCCTCATCGAGTACCTCATCCACCGCTTCCTGTTCCATATGAAGCCCCCCAGCGACAGCCATTACCTCATCATGCTGCACTTTGTCATGCATGGCCAGCACCACAAGGTGAGCAATGTGGGTCGGGTCCCACTCCAGGCCCTGGCACATGCAGCCAGTTCCTCAAAGCCTTGAAGCTATCACCAGTTCACGGGAGTCTTCCTGAGAATCCGGTTTCTGGGCTGGAGGTGCTGGAAACCGAGGATGTTTGAGGTTTCTCAGAGGGGCGGCTGGGTTGGACATTCTAATCTGGGCCAGGTCGGGACAACGCATGACTCTGGCAAACTACCATGTGCACACACCGTGACTATTAACACTAGACTCAACGCATCACCCAAATTTGTCATCATCCTTAATGCTCACAACTCATTCATTCACCCAATGATGGTTCTTTGATACTCAAAGTATTGTGCTAAACTTCAAAGAACAAATCAAACAAAGCCCTTGTAAAACTATGCTCTGAAGGTGGCATTCCTGGGCTGGAATTCCACAGAGGAAACTGAAGCTTGGGGAGAGTAAGGAACCGAGTAACCCACCCTCTTCCTTCGAGGGTCAAGAGCCAAAGGCTTGGGCTCTGGTCCTCTGGCTCCCTGTCAATCCTCTTCAAAGAAGCCTCCAGTTGAGACACGGAGTGGAGGATCCTCTCACCACAGACTGCGCGTTAACCCGGGGCTGCTGACATGTGGCTCTCCCACACAGCATCGGACCTCGGTCTCCTGAAAGCCCCTCAGCAAAGGGTGTGGTATCAGAGATCAGAGCTCCGGTCTAGGAGCTACCAAGTCCCAGAACCCAAGCGGCCTCAGGAGCATGCTGTGCCCTTGGGTAGTTTGCCAGGTCCCATCCTTCCTGGAAAATGAGGAGCAGAACATTTTCTCTGGGTCTCTCAGGCAAACAAAGATACCAAGCCTTACGGGACAGGTCACTATCCCCTCACTGGAACACCTGGCTTCTCCACCCTGTTCTCCATAAGAAGCATCTCCGTTTTTGACATGCCATGACCACAAATAGGCCACCGGCCCCGGTCTGCCTCTGACACCCTCACCTCTCCGCCCACAGGCACCCTTTGATGGCTCCCGCCTGGTCTTCCCTCCAGTGCCAGCCTCTCTGGTGATTGCCTTCTTCTATGTATTACTGCGGCTCATTCTGCCCGAGGCCGTGGCAGGCATCGTCTTTGCTGGGGGCCTCCTGGGCTACGTCCTCTATGACATGACCCATTACTACCTGCACTTCGGCTCACCACA
Coding sequences within it:
- the Fa2h gene encoding fatty acid 2-hydroxylase, which translates into the protein MDPAPPPAASFSPAELQRRLAAGACWVRRGASLYDLTGFVRHHPGGEQLLRERAGQDIAADLDGPPHRHSDNARRWLEQYYVGELRGDPQDPTENGAVASPETQKTDPGTEPQFKVVDWDKDLVDWQQPLLWQVGHLGDKYDEWVHQPVARPIRLFHSDLIESLSKTVWYSVPIIWVPLVLYLSWSYYRTLSQDNIRLFSSFTTDYSVAVPESMFPGLFVLGMLIWTLIEYLIHRFLFHMKPPSDSHYLIMLHFVMHGQHHKAPFDGSRLVFPPVPASLVIAFFYVLLRLILPEAVAGIVFAGGLLGYVLYDMTHYYLHFGSPHKGSYLYKMKAHHVKHHFEYQRSGFGISTKLWDYFFHTLIPEESHQKMQ